Proteins found in one Megalobrama amblycephala isolate DHTTF-2021 linkage group LG5, ASM1881202v1, whole genome shotgun sequence genomic segment:
- the LOC125269150 gene encoding noncompact myelin-associated protein isoform X2, producing the protein MQRAATTSVTQSTITQNTTAITKSREQILTQSSGAMIAVIVIGIIIILTFLLIVLKTYNRRTHANRMLAGGSSKPRKKASSTTTNTNLAMSNVAGSSVSGSFVQSNTSSENGFRIPRVEVGNMERSNGEHFSTNSGSTIVTVHDMPSVDNT; encoded by the exons ATGCAAAGGGCGGCCACAACATCCGTGACCCAATCCACAATAACACAGAACACCACAGCCATCACCAAGTCTAGAGAACAAATCCTCACGCAGA GCTCAGGAGCCATGATAGCTGTTATCGTCATTGGTATAATCATCATTCTCACATTTTTGCTTATAGTCCTCAAGACGTACAACAG GAGGACTCATGCAAACAGGATGCTGGCAGGAGGCTCCAGCAAACCACGAAAGAAAGCGTCCTCAACTACTACAAATACAAACCTGGCCATGAGCAACGTGGCTGGGAGCTCAGTCTCTGGAAGCTTTGTGCAGTCCAACACGTCCTCAGAGAATGGGTTCCGCATTCCTCGGGTCGAAGTGGGAAACATGGAGAGGAGTAATGGAGAGCATTTCAGCACCAACAGTGGCTCAACAATTGTGACAGTACATGACATGCCATCAGTAGATAACACATAG
- the LOC125269150 gene encoding noncompact myelin-associated protein isoform X1 codes for MTWGTNLKMQRAATTSVTQSTITQNTTAITKSREQILTQSSGAMIAVIVIGIIIILTFLLIVLKTYNRRTHANRMLAGGSSKPRKKASSTTTNTNLAMSNVAGSSVSGSFVQSNTSSENGFRIPRVEVGNMERSNGEHFSTNSGSTIVTVHDMPSVDNT; via the exons atgacatgggg GACAAATCTAAAGATGCAAAGGGCGGCCACAACATCCGTGACCCAATCCACAATAACACAGAACACCACAGCCATCACCAAGTCTAGAGAACAAATCCTCACGCAGA GCTCAGGAGCCATGATAGCTGTTATCGTCATTGGTATAATCATCATTCTCACATTTTTGCTTATAGTCCTCAAGACGTACAACAG GAGGACTCATGCAAACAGGATGCTGGCAGGAGGCTCCAGCAAACCACGAAAGAAAGCGTCCTCAACTACTACAAATACAAACCTGGCCATGAGCAACGTGGCTGGGAGCTCAGTCTCTGGAAGCTTTGTGCAGTCCAACACGTCCTCAGAGAATGGGTTCCGCATTCCTCGGGTCGAAGTGGGAAACATGGAGAGGAGTAATGGAGAGCATTTCAGCACCAACAGTGGCTCAACAATTGTGACAGTACATGACATGCCATCAGTAGATAACACATAG